GGTAAAAAGATAAAAGGAATAAGAAAAAATCTGTTCAAGACAATAATAGAATATATTAAAAGCGTATTAATGTTAAAAAACACAAAAGGAGTTGATATTTTAGTAATATACCTAAGGGCTCTGTCTTTGATAAAAATCCAAAATGATATTAACATACCAAGTCCTATACCCGCACCTCCGATCAAAACGAACATTCTATTGAATTCACCGTATGTAAGATTTGGACATACTTCTTTAAAAAGAATGGCTTTTCCGAAAAGTCCATTTACCGTATGGCTTCCATGAATACCTATAAACCATAAAACCTGCACCATAAAATCCCGTATTATTAAAATAAGCACATCCGGAATATTCATTTCCAACGGATTAAATTCATGGAAAAATATATTCATGAAAAAATTTACAAAGACATAAAGGATTATAGCAACGAAATATGCTACGAAAAAAACGAATAAATAATTAAAGAGTTTATATATATGATAATTTCCATCCATTGCACTAATGTTAAGAGTAAGCTTTGGATAAAAATATTTAAGTAAATATGTGGATAAAATAGGGGAAATTAAAGTCGCAGGTGTGAAACCGTAAGGCAAAATTAAAGGAATAGAAATATCATCAATTAGTTTAATGATTGAGGTATAATCGTTTACTTTAAAAATATAAACTGAAGAGTTTTCTATAAGCGTTAATGTTACAAATACGCAAACTGACAAAATAATTGAAATAATCTGAGAAGTTTTAATTCTTAAAGCAAAAAAATATGAAATAGAGATTACCGCAACTATAGAAGTAAACGATTGGAGAGTTTTAGATAAATATAAAAGGGCTTTTGGAGAAATAAAAAAAATATCGCTATTGAAGTATATTGCAAATGAAAGCAAAAGAGTTACAAATGCTGTTAATAAGAAAAATGGTACAACTGCCGTGAAAGCTTCTTGTAATGTAACTATAAAAAGTAAAATCTTTTTATTTTTTATAAGTTCGTTCAATTAAAAAACCTTTTGTTTTGAAGGAATGTGTTATTAATTATAGCAAAATTCCTAACATTATTATTAGAAAAAAATTATTAATAGAATTTTTGTAAAATATTGACAACATTTATCTTTGGTATAATACCGCCAAAAAAAAGGCATATATTTTGGCTAAAAATTTAATTATAGTGGAATCTCCGGCGAAAGCGAGAACAATAAAAAACTTTTTGGGAAAAGAGTATGAAGTTGTTGCCAGCAAAGGTCATATAAGAGATTTGCCTAAGACTTCTTTTGGAATAAAAATTGAAGAAGACAAATTTATTCCTCAATATAGAGTAACGGCTGATCATCAACCTATTGCAAAAGAATTAAAAGAAAAAGCAAAAAAAGCGGAAACGATATATATTGCAACGGATGAAGACCGTGAAGGGGAAGCTATAGGTTATCATATAGCGCATGTAATTGGTAAGAAACCGGAAGAATTACCAAGAATTGTATTTCATGAAATCACAAAAACTGCCATAAAAAAAGCTCTTGAAAATCCGAGAACCATTGATTTAAACAGGGTAAACGCACAGCAGGCAAGAAGATTGCTTGACAGAATAGTGGGATATAAGCTCTCACCATTGCTTAATAAAAAAATTCAAAAAGGACTTAGTGCCGGTCGGGTTCAAAGTGCTGCTCTTAAACTTGTTGTGGATCGTGAGAGAGAAATTAAAGCGTTTAAACCTCAAGAATATTGGAGTATTGAAGGTATTTTTAAAAAAATTGAGGGTTCTTTAATTAAATATAACGGTAAAAAGCTTGATAAATTCGATATTAAATCAAAAGACGAAGCTCAAAAAATCGTAGAAGAGTTAAAACCTCTTGAATATACTGTAAGAGAAATAGAGACTAAAACGACTACCGTAAAATCACCTGCTCCGTTTATGACGTCAACACTTCAACAGGTGGCGAGCAGCGAGCTCGGATTTAGTCCGAGAAAAACAATGCAGATTGCACAGAAGCTTTATGAAGGTGTGAAAACGCCTGTGGGTGAAACCGGAATTATCACTTATATGAGAACTGACAGTTTAAATATCGCAAAAGAAGCTCAACAGGCCGCTCTTGAATTTATAAAACAAAACATTGGTGAAGAATATGCTCAGGCTAAAACGTATGCTACGAAAAATCAAAATGCACAAGAAGCGCATGAAGCGATAAGACCGGTTGATGTAAGACTTACACCTGATGATTTAAAAAACTATCTAAAACCGGATGAACTTAAACTATACGCACTTATTTTTAACAGATTTCTTGCATCACAAATGAAAGATGCAAAATTTGAAACACAAAACATATATATAGCAAACGACAAAGGTGAATTTAAAATAAGCGGTAGAAAACTTATATTTGACGGATTTTATAAAGTGTACGGTAAACCGAGTGCAAACACACTTCTGCCTGAATTTGAAAAAGGTGAAAAATTAAAGCCAGAAGATGTCAAAGCAACTCAGCACTTTACAAAACCTCCTGAAAGATATACAGAAGCAAGTCTTATTAAAAAACTTGAATCTCTCGGAATTGGTAGGCCTTCTACATATGCACCGACTATTACGCTGCTGCAGAACAGAAACTATGTGGAGGTAAAGGATAAAAAACTACATCCGACAGAAATAGCATTTAGTGTAATAGAAACACTTGAGAAGCATTTTCCAGATATTGTGGATGCGAACTTTACCGCAAACATGGAAGAGATGCTTGATGAGGTGGCAGAAGCGAAAAAAGACTGGCAGGAAGTTTTAAAAGATTTTTATAATCCGTTTATGGAACTTGTAAATAAAGGATACAAAGAAATTCCTTCACAAAAAATAGCTAAACCTATTGACGAAACATGTCCTCTTTGCGGATCCCCTCTTGTAATTAGAAAAGGTAGATTCGGAGAGTTTATAGCTTGTAGTTCTTATCCGAAATGTAAATATACCCGTCCTCTGGAAGAGAGTAAAGAAGAGAAAAAAACAGATGTAAAATGTGATAAATGCGGGGCTGATATGGTTGTTAAAAAAGGGAAAAGCGGTGAGTTTTTAGCTTGCAGCAATTATCCGAAGTGTAAAAACACCAAGCCCCTAAACGCACCTGAAGTTCTTGATGATGTTAAATGTCCTGAATGTGGGGGAGATATTGTAAAAAGAAAATCAAGAAGAGGTGAATTTTACGGATGTGCTAATTATCCTAAGTGTAATTTTATTTCTAAATACAGACCTGTAAATAAAAAGTGTCCGGAATGTGGGTATTTAATGGCTGAGCGTACATATAGAAAAAAAGATGTTTATGAATGCATAAAATGTAAACACAGAGAAGAAGCTAAAAAGTAAAGGTAGAATGTGAAAATAGGAATTATGTCCGATACACACAGAAAAACCGGACGTGCAAAAAAGGTTATTGATCTTTTACTTAAAGAGGGCGTGGAGTTTATTTTACATGCCGGTGATATAGTGGAAGAAGAGGTACTTGAATATCTTGAAAAAGTTCACGTTAGATATGTAGCGGTTCTTGGGAATAACGATTTTCATTTATATAAAGTTGTTGATAAGTATAATCTTACAACAGAACCTCATTATTTTAAACTTGCGGGTAAAACGTGGAAACTTATGCATTATCCCAAATATATGTTTCCTTTGGATACGGATATAATAGTTTACGGCCATACGCATGACGTTGACATAACGTTTAACGGTAAAAATCTGATCTTAAATCCCGGAGAAGTATGTGCCAGGGATCATGGGTTTTCAACATGTATGACCCTTGATATTACAGATGAAAAATATATCGTAACGCTTTTTTACAGAAAAGTGAAAACAAAAGAGTGGAAAACGAAGGTTAAAGAATTTACCCTTCCAAAGGCTTAACATGAAAAAAATATATCTCTGCGCCATTAGTAATATAAGAAGTGGAGCCTGCAATGAAGACTGTAAATTCTGCACCCAGAGTGTTAAATGGGGTGCAGATATAAACAGATACAAACAAAAAGATCTAAAAACGATCGTAAATGAAGCAAAACTCGCCAAAAAAAACGGTGCAACGGGATTTTGTCTTGTAACAAGTGGAAAGGGTCTTGATGACAAGACACTCGAGTACGTTTGTTCGGCTGCAAAATCCGTTATTAAAGAAGTGGATATTTCAATAATAGCATGTAACGGTACGGCGGGAAAAGATTCCTTAAAAGAGCTTAAAAAAGCAGGGGTAAAAATATATAACCACAATCTTGAAACAAGCCGTGAATATTATCCTAAAATCTGCTCGACCCATACATGGGATGAGAGGTTTGAAACGTGTGAAAACATCAAATCCGTAGGGCTTCAGCTATGTTGTGGTGGAATTTTCGGAATGGGAGAGAGTAATGAAGATATTGAAAGTTTTATCAGATCTTTAAAAGAGTTGAAGCCAAACGGTATTCCACTTAATTTTTTTATTGAAAATGAAAAACTTCCTTTAAAGGCTACTCACAATAAGGACTTTGCTTTAAAAACCGTTAAAAGATTTGCAAATGAGTTTAAAGAAGCTATAATAATGTTAGCGGGAGGAAGGGAAATAGTGTTTGGCAATGAATGGACAGAGGCTTTAAAGGTCGGTGCGAATTCTATTGTGATAGGGGATTATTTAACTACCAAAGGAGAAAGACCCGATAGGGATCTTGAAATTTTATTAAACGAAGGGTTTGAAATAGCAAATGAGTGCTGAATTACTGATAATATCTCTTTCAATAATACTTCTTATATCACCGTTTTTGAGTAATACACTTAAATTACCTATTTCTATGGTTGAAATAACGCTTGGGGCAATATTCAGTGCGGTAGGGCTTATACACCATAATGAAATGTTTAACCTTCTTGCGGAAGTCGGGTTTTTATATTTAATGCTTTTAGCTGGAATGGAAGTTAATTTAAAAGATTTATTTAAAATGGAAAAATCTATTTTTAAAAAGGGGCTTTTGTTTTTAATCATTTTAAATATTCTTAGTTTGGTGTTTGTACTGATGTTCGGTTTTTCAAAAGTGTTTTTAGTTATTATGCCGCTGATTTCAATAGGACTTATGATATCAATTCAACAAGAAATTGGGAAAAAAGAATGGCTTGACTTGGCAATTAAAATAGGTGTTTTGGGAGAACTTATTTCTATTTTGATATTAACGGTCGTGAGCGGATATTTTGAGTTCGGATTTGGGAAAAAACTTCTTTTTAATATAGGAATCCTATTTTTATTTTTAGCGTTTTTGGCAATAGTATTTTTCCTTATGAGAGCGCTTTTCTGGTGGTTCCCGAAACTTAAACATTATCTTATGCCGGGAGTTGACAAGTACCATCAGGATGTAAGGATTGCCATAAGTTTTTTCTTTATTATGATCGCGTTTTTAATGAAAATACATCTTGACGTGGTACTTGGTGCGTTTGTCGTAGGGGTATTTATAGCCACGTTTTTTGAGCATAATAAAGACTTGGAGCATAAACTTGCGCCTTTTGGATTCGGATTTTTGATTACAATATTTTTTGTTCATGTTGGAAGTTCTTTAAATTTATCATTAATATCGTTAAAAATGATAAAAGACTCTTTAATTATTGTTGCGGCTATGATTGCAATAAGAGTGTTTGCTTCGACAGTGTTTTATTTTACTTTAGGACTAAAAAAAATGATACTTTTTGCCCTTTCACTTTCTATGCCTTTAACGTTATTAATCGCAACGGCTACACTTGCACATCAAAACGGGACAATAAGCGATTATTGGTATAATGTTCTGGTTTTTACGGCAGTACTTGAAGTTATTGTCGTGATGATAAGTGTAAAAATTATTGAAAAAAAGGTTCAGGAATAAAGAGTATAAAGTTCTTTTTCTTCGAATTCCACCCTGGATTTTAATGCTTTTCCCAATTTTTGCAATTCATTTTTAAATTTTTCCGTTTGTATTTCTTTGATTGAATCAAATCTGTTTATAAAATCGGCAATAGCTTTTGTGATTGATTTCATTTCTTCTTGTTTTTGATTTATAAATTCAAGTATTTTATCGTCGTTTTTATATTTTCTTTTCATATATGTATAAAAATAATTATCTTCATATATTATATGCAACCTGTATTCATAATGAAATTTCTTTAATATTTCCGGAATTTTTTCATAATTTCTTTTTTGAATATTTTTTTCAATTTTATTAAACAGTGAAAAAAGTTTTTGATGATCGTGCTTAAGCTCACTTATCAGTTTATCTTCAAAAGAGTAGAATTTTTTCAATTTTTTTAAGATGTTTTTTACAAATCCCATTTTCAATCCTTTCCGGACTTTTCAAATTTTAACTAATATTAAGTTTAAATTAATTGACTATGATCAATAAAATACAAAAAAATAATGATTTGATATAATTTCATCAAAAAGGATATTGATGGTAATTACCAGATTTGCACCGTCTCCTACGGGTTATTTACATATCGGTGGGCTTAGAACCGCGCTTTTTAACTGGCTTTGGGCTAAGAAAAATAATGGAAAATTTAGACTCAGAATCGAAGATACGGATCTTAGTAGAAATAAACAAGAAGCAGTTGACGCAATACTTGAAGCATTTAACTGGACTGGACTTCACTGGGATGATGAAGTGGTGTTCCAGAGTGAAAGATTTGATAAATATAAAGAGTATGTAAAAGAACTTTTGGATAAAGGTATGGCTTATAAATGCTATCTTACAAAAGAAGAGCTTGAAACAATTAGAGAAGCCAGAATGAAAGGTGAAGAGCCTCCGATTGATATTAGAAAATACAGAGACTTTAAAGGTGAACTTGACAAACCTTACGTAATCAGATTCAAAGCTCCGCTAAGTGGAAAAGTAGGCTTTGAAGACGGAGTAAAAGGAAAAGCGGAGATCGACGCAAGTCAGGTTGATGATTTCGTAATTGCAAGAAGCGACGGAACACCTACATATAACTTCGTTGTGGTTATAGACGACCATGAAATGGGAATGACGGATATCATAAGAGGAGATGATCACTTTACAAATACATTTAAACAGGTACTTGTATATAAAGCATTCGGATGGGATGTGCCGAAATTTTACCACGTGCCTATGATTCACAATGAAAAAGGCTCTAAAATGTCCAAAAGGGACGGTGCCGTTGACGTTATGGAATACAAAAGAGAAGGGTACCTTCCGGAAGCTCTTTTAAACTTCCTTGTAAGGCTTGGATGGAGCCACGGGGATCAGGAAATATTTTCGATTGATGAAATGATTAAACTTTTCGATCCGAAAGATATCAACAAAGCTCCGAGCAGATACAACAAAGAAAAACTCGACTGGCTAAACCAGCACTATATTAAAAATTCTCCAAATGAGAGAATCGTAAAACTTCTAAAAGAAGATTTCGGTGTTGATATCGAAGGGCATGACAAAAAAGAGATTTTAATAGACGAGCTTAAAGATAGGGTAAAAACGCTTAAAGAAATGGCTGAGGAGATTAAAAAGATGTTATCAACACCTGCCGAGTATAATGAAAAAGCGGTTAAGAAATTCCTAAAAGATGAAGTTATCAGTAATTTAAGGGAATTTTTGGTGTTCTTAAACGATAAAGAACCGAAAACTCCGGTTGACTGGCATGATGTAATGAATGAATTTTTAGAACTTAAAGGCATTAAACCAAAATTTTTAATGCCACCGCTCAGAATCGCAATGGTCGGTGATACTAAGGGAATAGATTTAGCCGCAATGCTGAGCATTCTTGGCAAA
This genomic interval from Nautilia profundicola AmH contains the following:
- the topA gene encoding type I DNA topoisomerase encodes the protein MAKNLIIVESPAKARTIKNFLGKEYEVVASKGHIRDLPKTSFGIKIEEDKFIPQYRVTADHQPIAKELKEKAKKAETIYIATDEDREGEAIGYHIAHVIGKKPEELPRIVFHEITKTAIKKALENPRTIDLNRVNAQQARRLLDRIVGYKLSPLLNKKIQKGLSAGRVQSAALKLVVDREREIKAFKPQEYWSIEGIFKKIEGSLIKYNGKKLDKFDIKSKDEAQKIVEELKPLEYTVREIETKTTTVKSPAPFMTSTLQQVASSELGFSPRKTMQIAQKLYEGVKTPVGETGIITYMRTDSLNIAKEAQQAALEFIKQNIGEEYAQAKTYATKNQNAQEAHEAIRPVDVRLTPDDLKNYLKPDELKLYALIFNRFLASQMKDAKFETQNIYIANDKGEFKISGRKLIFDGFYKVYGKPSANTLLPEFEKGEKLKPEDVKATQHFTKPPERYTEASLIKKLESLGIGRPSTYAPTITLLQNRNYVEVKDKKLHPTEIAFSVIETLEKHFPDIVDANFTANMEEMLDEVAEAKKDWQEVLKDFYNPFMELVNKGYKEIPSQKIAKPIDETCPLCGSPLVIRKGRFGEFIACSSYPKCKYTRPLEESKEEKKTDVKCDKCGADMVVKKGKSGEFLACSNYPKCKNTKPLNAPEVLDDVKCPECGGDIVKRKSRRGEFYGCANYPKCNFISKYRPVNKKCPECGYLMAERTYRKKDVYECIKCKHREEAKK
- a CDS encoding YfcE family phosphodiesterase, translating into MKIGIMSDTHRKTGRAKKVIDLLLKEGVEFILHAGDIVEEEVLEYLEKVHVRYVAVLGNNDFHLYKVVDKYNLTTEPHYFKLAGKTWKLMHYPKYMFPLDTDIIVYGHTHDVDITFNGKNLILNPGEVCARDHGFSTCMTLDITDEKYIVTLFYRKVKTKEWKTKVKEFTLPKA
- a CDS encoding biotin synthase — translated: MKKIYLCAISNIRSGACNEDCKFCTQSVKWGADINRYKQKDLKTIVNEAKLAKKNGATGFCLVTSGKGLDDKTLEYVCSAAKSVIKEVDISIIACNGTAGKDSLKELKKAGVKIYNHNLETSREYYPKICSTHTWDERFETCENIKSVGLQLCCGGIFGMGESNEDIESFIRSLKELKPNGIPLNFFIENEKLPLKATHNKDFALKTVKRFANEFKEAIIMLAGGREIVFGNEWTEALKVGANSIVIGDYLTTKGERPDRDLEILLNEGFEIANEC
- a CDS encoding cation:proton antiporter, which produces MSAELLIISLSIILLISPFLSNTLKLPISMVEITLGAIFSAVGLIHHNEMFNLLAEVGFLYLMLLAGMEVNLKDLFKMEKSIFKKGLLFLIILNILSLVFVLMFGFSKVFLVIMPLISIGLMISIQQEIGKKEWLDLAIKIGVLGELISILILTVVSGYFEFGFGKKLLFNIGILFLFLAFLAIVFFLMRALFWWFPKLKHYLMPGVDKYHQDVRIAISFFFIMIAFLMKIHLDVVLGAFVVGVFIATFFEHNKDLEHKLAPFGFGFLITIFFVHVGSSLNLSLISLKMIKDSLIIVAAMIAIRVFASTVFYFTLGLKKMILFALSLSMPLTLLIATATLAHQNGTISDYWYNVLVFTAVLEVIVVMISVKIIEKKVQE
- a CDS encoding hemerythrin domain-containing protein; this encodes MGFVKNILKKLKKFYSFEDKLISELKHDHQKLFSLFNKIEKNIQKRNYEKIPEILKKFHYEYRLHIIYEDNYFYTYMKRKYKNDDKILEFINQKQEEMKSITKAIADFINRFDSIKEIQTEKFKNELQKLGKALKSRVEFEEKELYTLYS
- the gltX gene encoding glutamate--tRNA ligase — encoded protein: MVITRFAPSPTGYLHIGGLRTALFNWLWAKKNNGKFRLRIEDTDLSRNKQEAVDAILEAFNWTGLHWDDEVVFQSERFDKYKEYVKELLDKGMAYKCYLTKEELETIREARMKGEEPPIDIRKYRDFKGELDKPYVIRFKAPLSGKVGFEDGVKGKAEIDASQVDDFVIARSDGTPTYNFVVVIDDHEMGMTDIIRGDDHFTNTFKQVLVYKAFGWDVPKFYHVPMIHNEKGSKMSKRDGAVDVMEYKREGYLPEALLNFLVRLGWSHGDQEIFSIDEMIKLFDPKDINKAPSRYNKEKLDWLNQHYIKNSPNERIVKLLKEDFGVDIEGHDKKEILIDELKDRVKTLKEMAEEIKKMLSTPAEYNEKAVKKFLKDEVISNLREFLVFLNDKEPKTPVDWHDVMNEFLELKGIKPKFLMPPLRIAMVGDTKGIDLAAMLSILGKDEVKKRISKLLANFEVF